The genomic window GGTCCACGGTCTGCGCGATCTGCCGGCCGCGGCCGTCGACGAGGTCGCCGAGCACGCCGAGGCGCTCGTCGAACAGGGTGGCGAGCGCCCGGGTCCGCGCATCGACGGCGCCGGCGGCCCGGCCGATCCCGCCCTCCAAGAGTTCGATGAAGGCGCGCGCGCCCTCGCTCAGGGCCTCCTGCAGCGGCAGGATGCGGCCCTGGAAGCCCTCGTCGAGGCGGCCGGCATGGCCGTCGAGCAGCCCGCGGATCTCGCCGGTGCGGCGGTCGAGGATGTCGCCCACCGTGCGGGCGCGCTCCTCCAGCGTCGTGCGCAGCGCCTCGACGCTCCGGTCGAGCTCGCCCCGGATCTCGCCCGCCTGGGCTTCGAGGACGTGGCCGACGCGGCCGGCCCCGTCACCGAGCAGGCCGTCGAGCTGTCCCATGACGTCGCGAAGCCCGGCAAGCAGGGCGGTGCCGCGGCGGTCGAGCAGCGCGCCGAGGGAGGCGCCGCCCTGTTCGAGGGCGTGCGTGATCTCCGACAGGCGCCGGTCGAGGTCGGCGGCGAGCGCGCCGCCGCGCGCGTCGAACAGGTGGTCGAGGCTCTCGGCGCGCGCGTCGAACAGCCGGGCGATGGCCTCGACATGGCCGCCCAGCGCCTCGGCCGCGCCGCCGCTGCGACGCTCCACCAGGGCGACGAGGTCGCGGATGCGGCCGGTCAGCTCGCCGTCGATGGCACGGGTGCGGCTCTCGATCAGGCGCACCGCCTCCAGGGCCTGGATGCCGAAGGAATCGTCGAGCTGGCGGGCGCGCTCCTCCAGGGTGCCGCTCAAAGAATCGAGGCGGGCGACGACGCCCGTGTCGAGGCGCTCCGCGCCCGCGTCGAGGCGGCGGGCGAGATCCCGGGTGGTGCGGTCGAGCCGGTCGGAGATCTCGGCGGCGCGGTCGGCGATGTCCTGCGCGGCACCGTCGGCGCCGCGGTCGAGGGCCTCCGCCAGGGCGCGGTTGCCGTCCTCGAACGCGCGGGCGATCTCGGCGGTGCGCAGCACCAGCGCCTCGTTGAGGGCGTTGGCGCGGGCGCCGAGCCGGGTGTCGACATGGCCGGCGAGGGCCTCGAAGCTCTCGCCGATCTCGGCGGCGCGCCGGGCGGACAGGGCCTCCATCTCACGGACGCGCGACGCGACGGTCTCGCCGGCGAGGCGGGCGCGCTCGGCCAGGGACTCGGCGAGGGCGTGACCCTGCTCGACGATGATCCGGTCGACCTCGGTCAGGCGCGAGCCGAGGGTCTCGCCGAGCGCCTGGGTGTTGCCGGCGATCCGGTCGGCGAGGATGTCACCGCGGGCGATGGTCTCCTGCAGGGCGGCGAGCCGGCTGCCGAGCGCCTCCTCGACCGCGCGGGCGCGGCTGTCGGCGGTCTCGGCGAAGGCGGCGTGGCTGCGGTGGAACGCGTCGCCGACCTGCGAGACGTGGCCGGCGATGGCGAGCACGACCTCGCGGCCGGCGCCTTCGAGCCGGGCCTGCGCCTCGTCGGACTGGCTGGCGATCAGCGAAGCGGCGCCGCGGCCGTGCCGGCCGAAGCCCTCCTCCAGGGCGGCGAGCCGGGCGGACAGGTCGGAGCCGACGTCCTCGGCGGTGCGCACGAGCGCCTGCGCCGTCGCCTCGCCGCGGGCCGCCGCCTCGTCGCCCAGGCGGCGCAGGGCCTCGCCCAGGGTTTCGAGGGCGCCCTCGGTGCGGGTGCCGACCTCGCCGCCGGCCTGCTCGGCGGCGCGGGCGAGGGCGGTGACGACCTCGGCGCCGCGGGCGTCGATCTCCGCGCGGACTTGGCCCAGCAGGTCGCGCAGGCCCTGCGTCGAGAGATCGGCCCGGCTGCCGATCTCGCCGCCGGCCTGGGCCGCCGCGAGGGACAGCGCCACGGCCGCCTCCGAGCCGCGGGTGCCGATCTCGTCGGCCACCTGCCGCAGCAGCTCCTGGAGCGCGTGCATCGACTGGTCGGTGCGGCTGGTGATCTCGCCGCCGGCATGGGCCGCGGCCAGCGCCAGGGCGCCGGTGGCCTCGGCGCCGCGGGCGGACAGTTCGTCGGCCACCCGCTGGACCGCGGCGTGCATCGCCTGGGAGACACCCTCGCCGCTTCGGCCCAGCTCGCCCCCGACATGGGCGGCGGCGGCCTGGAAGCGGGTCACCACGTCGTCGGAACGGGCCTCGACGGCGGCGGCGGCCTCGTCGGCCGCCCGGCGCAGGGAAGCGGCGGCGTCGGCGAAGCGGGCGGCCGTCGCATCCGCCTGGGCCTGCGCGGTGCCGGAGGTCTCCTCGGCGCTGCGCAGCATCAGGGCGGTGGACTGCGCGGCACGCTCGGTGAGCAGCACGCTCGCGGCCTCGGCCGCGGTGCGCAGGCGGCGTTCGAGATCCTCGACGCCGGCGCCGACGGAAGCCGCCGCGGCCTCGGTGCCGCGCCGGATGCCGTCCTGGGCCGAACCGGCGCGGGCGTCGAGATCCTCGCCGAGGCGCGCCACCGTGTCGCGCAGGCTCGCGGCGGCGCCCGCCGCGTTGGCCGCGAAGGCGGAGCCGAGTTCGTCCAGAACCCGCTCGACGGTCTGCGCGGCCAGCGCCGCGCGGTCGGCCATCAGGCCGGCCACCCGCTCGCCCGCCGCGTCGAGCCCCGTCGCCAGGGCGCCGCCCTGCACGGCGATGACGTCGTCGACGCGGGCGGCGGCCGCCTCGATCCGGCCGGCGAGTTCGAGGCCGCGGCCGTCCATGGTCTCGGCGGCACGGGCGGCGGAGGCGAGGACCGCGTCGCGCACCCGGTCCATGCGGGTGGAGAAATCGTCGGCGACGCCGCCGGCGGCGAGCGCCAGGGCGGCCTGCGCGTCGCGGCCGCGGCCCTCGATCAGTTCGGAGACGCCGGTGCCGGCGGCCTCGATCTCGGTGCGCAGCGAGGCGCCGCGGGCGGCGATGTCCTCGGAGATCGCCGCGCCGGTGGCGGCGAAGTGGCGGCTCAGGCCCTCGCCGGTCTCGGCGAAGCGGGCGGTGATGGCGCCTCCGGTCCGGGCGAAGCGCTCGGTCAGCTCGCCGCCGCGGGCGAGGAAGGCTTCCTCCAGCCCCCTGGTCGAGCGCTCGAAGGTCTCGCGCACGGCGCCGCCCTGGCGGTCGAGGGCCTCGATCAGGCCGGCGCCGGTCTGCGACAGCGACTGCGCCACCGAGCCGGCGTTGTCGGCCAGCGTCCGGGTGAGCGCCCCGCCGGTGCGCTCGAAGGCCTGCGTCACCTCGTCGGCGCGCTGCTGGAGCGAGGCGGTCAGGCCGCCGCCGATGGCCTCCAGGCCGCTGCGCACGTCCTCGCTGGTGGCGTTGAGCTGGCGGATCAGGTCGTCGCCCCGCGTCGAGACGTTGCCGACCACCCGCTCGCCGACCTCGCCCAGCGCCGCGGTGATCTCGCTGCCGCGGGCGTCGAGGGCGCCGGTCACGCGCTCGCCCGCGCCGTTGATCGCCGCGACGATGCGCTCGGCCGCGCCGTCGAGCTCGCTCGACAGGGTCTCGTGCGAGCCGGTGATCGCCCCGCGCACCCGGTCGGCGCTGCCGACGATGGATTCGCGCTGGGCGATCAACTCGTCGACGAGGCTGCGGATGCGGATCTCGTTGTCGGAATAGGCCCGCTCCAGGGTCGAGATCTCGCCGCGCACCAGGGTTTCGAGTTCGCCGGCGCGGGCGAGCGCCCGCTCCACGCCGTCGCCGACCGCGGCGACCTCGCGGCGCACGGTCTGCGACATGGTCAGCACCGCGTCCGTCGAGAAGCTCTCCGGCTCGGCCAGCCGGATCGCGACCTCGCCGACGGCGCGGGCGACGAGGCGCATCTCGTGGGCGCGCACCGCCAGCATCGCCGTGATCAGGAACAGCACGATCGGCCCGGCGATGGCGGTGGCCACCACCGCCGCCTGGAGCGCGGTGAGCCCGGTGACGAAAGCCTTCAGGTCGCCGCCGGACTGGTTCCAGGCGAGCGCCACGAGGCCGTTGAGCCAGAGGAAGGAGGCGACGCCCGCGACGAGGTACGGCTTGCGCGAGGGCCGCACCCGCAGGGTCTGCTGCAGGATGCCGATGTTCTGGCGGTCGTCGTTGGCCACCAGCGAGCGGTCGGGCGGCAGCAGGCCGCCCTCGCGGCGCGAGCGCCCGCGCTCGGGCGGCGGCAGTTCGGAGGCCGCCGGATCGATGTCGAGGTTGGGGATGCGGCGCCCGCCGGCCCCGGCGAAGGAATCGGCGAGCGGGTCGCCGTCGCCGACATCGGGAAGGCGCGGCTCGACGCGGGCGGTCTCGCCCGGAGCCGGAATGTCCAGATTCAAAGCCTGCTCGATCGCGGAGAGGGCCGCCTCCGCCGGATCCTTCAGCTTCTTCTCGGTGGCCATGCAACGCCTCGTACGCATCGCCGTCCGCCGCGGAACGCGCGCCCTCGCACGCACCCTCCGCAGCGGAGGCGGTATTGACCCGTTCACCTCGGAACCCTAGTCCCTCGGCCCCCGCACCCGATACCCGATCGGTCCGGCGCACCCAAGAAACCTTAACGAAATGGTTACCAAGACGGAGCCCGGCAGCGGGCACCCGCCTCAAGTTCTGACGCGGGAAGCCTTAAACGGGTACGCCCCTCTCCGCCCTGCCTTGTGGATAGCCTCCGCCGCCCACAGGCCGATCACCGGTCTCCGCCGGTTCCGGGGCCGGCCCGGCGCCTCCTTCGACGAGTTTCAAGACAGCATGAGCCCGGACGTGAGCGATCGAAACCAGCCCGCTCCCCTGCTCGACCGCGCGCATCTCGACGCGCAGACCTTCGGCGATGCCGATCTCGCCCGCGAGGTTCTGAGCCTGTTCGAGGCGCAGTGCCGCCGCCTGCTGCCGCTCCTGGCCGAAGCGAGCCGCCCGGCGCAGGAGCGGGCCGACTTCGCCCATACGCTGAAGGGTGCGGCGCTCGGCGTCGGGGCGATGCGGGTGGCCGAGGCCGGCGCCGCGGCGGAGAGCGGATTTCGCGCCGGCGGCGAGGCGGATCTCGAAGGCCTGCGATCGGCGGTCGCCGCGACCCTGGCGGCGCTCGGCACGTTCGGCCTCGAAGCCTGACCGGCACCCGGCGCGACGGAAAAGCGCCCGCCGCCCGCTTGCATTCCGGCGCCGCCGCCCGCAAGCAGGCGCCACGCCGCCGCCCCCCAAGGACCGCAGGCGGACGCCGACACGTCCCGGAGCCAGGAATGCCCAAGATCACCTTCGTCGATCACGCCGGCACGGCCCGCACGATCGACGGCGAGGTCGGCTCGACCGTCATGGAGACGGCGATCCGCAACAACGTTCCGGGAATCGATGCCGAGTGCGGCGGCGCCTGCGCCTGCGCCACCTGCCACGTCTACGTGGACGAGAGCTGGGCCGACCGGGTCGGCCCCGCCGAGCCGATGGAGCAGGACATGCTCGATTTCGCCTCGGACGTGCGCGCGACCTCGCGCCTGTGCTGCCAGATCCGCGTGACGCCCGAACTCGACGGCCTCGTCGTGACGACCCCGGCCCGCCAGGGCTGATCCTTCCTTCATGCCGGTGCGAGCCGCCGGAGCCGTCTTCCGCAGACGCCGATCGGCGGCCCTGCCGTCGCGGAACCCCTATCGCAGCAGCGCCCGCATCGCCCCGTCGAGGCCCTCCAGCGTCAGCGGGAACATCCGGTCGGAAAAGATCCGGCGGACCATGCCGACAGACTGCGTATAGGCCCAGTGCTCGACGGGGATCGGATTGAGCCAGACGGCCTTCGGGAAGTGATCGAGGAGGCGGCCGAGCCAGACCTCGCCCGCCTCCTCGTTCCAGTGCTCCACCGAACCGCCGGGACGGGCGATCTCGTAGGGGCTCATGGAGGCGTCGCCGACGAACACCACCCGGCAGTCGGACGGATAGGTGCGGATCACGTCGAGGAGCGGGATGCGCTCGTCGTGGCGGCGACGGTTCTGCGTCCACACCGCCTCGTAGGGGCAGTTGTGGAAGTAGTAGTGCGCGAAGTGCTTGAACTCGGAGCGCGCGGCGGAGAACAGCTCCTCGGCGCGTTCCACGTGCCAGTCCATCGAGCCGCCGACGTCGAGGAACAGCAGCACCTTCACGGCGTTGCGCCGCTCCGGCCGCAGCCGCACGTCGATATAGCCCTTGCGGGCGCTCTCGCGGATGGTGCCGTCGAGGTCGAGTTCCTCGGCCGCGCCGGTGCGGGCGAAGCGGCGCAGGCGCCGCAGCGCCACCCGCATCGAGCGGGTGCCGAGTTCGCGGGAATCGTCGAGATCCTTGAACGCGCGCCGGTCCCACACCTTCACCGCGCGGACATTGCGGTTGCCGTCCTGGCCGATGCGGATGCCTTCCGGGTTGTAGCCGTAGGCGCCGAACGGCGAGGTGCCGCCCGTGCCGATCCATTTCGAGCCGCCCTGGTGGCGTCCCTTCTGCTCGGCGAGGCGCTGCTTCAAGGTCTCGAACAGCCTGTCCCAGCCGAGCGCCTTCAGTTCCGCCTTCTCCGCCTCGGTCAGGTACTTCTCGGCGAGCTTCCTCAGCCACTCCTCGGGGATCGCCGCGGGCTCGACCGCCTCGCCCAGCGTCTCCAGCCCCTTGAACACGGAGGCGAACACCCGGTCGAACCGGTCGAGGTTGGCCTCGTCCTTCACCAGCACCGTGCGGGCGAGGAAGTAGAATTCCTCGACGCGCCTGTCGGCGAGGCCGCCCTCCATCGCCCGGAGCAGCGTCAGGTATTCGCGCAGGGAGACCGGCACGCGGGCCTCGCGCAGGCCCGTGAAGAACTGGAGCAGCATCGCCCCTAAACGCCCGAGCCGGGCCGGCGGGTCAACCCGCGGATCGGCCGGGACGCGCCCGAGGTCCCGGCCTCGACCGCCGGGCGCGAAGACCCATGGAGTCCTGTGGACGGTGTCGTTTTCCGGTGGATATCGCCCGCCGACGCCTTTGCGCGTGAAGAACAACCGTCACCTGAGCGGAACTATGGTGCCTCGCACAATGCAGGACGAGTCCGTGACTTGACGATTGGATGGACGCGATGCCCGTGGTCTTGCGCTCCTTGAGCGATTTCAAGAAATTCCTGCGCAAGCCCGGGGCGACCCTGCAGATCGTCCAGAACACCTTCGTCGACCGCCAGGACGAGGAGTCCCGCGCCGCCTACCGCCGCAAGGGCCTCTACGAACCCCGCACCCTGCGGGCGATGTCGAAGAAGGCCGCCGTCTTCGACGTGAAGGGGCACGAGACCACGGTGTGGCTCTACTGGGATCGCGGCACCCGCAACTGGCGGTTCTCCGGCGATACCGTCACGGTCCCGCTCAAGGCCTCCCTCGGGCCGCCCGATGCGGTGGTCTATCGCTGCAGCCTGCCGGATGTGCCCGAGCACGGCGGGGAACGCCGGGCGAAGCGCCGCCCCGTCGCCCGTCGGGACAATCGGGAGCCGGCCCTGTCGGGCCCGTAACCATCGCCCGCCGCGAACGGGGAAAAGCCTCGCTTGCGAGGTCGGCGTCCCCCAAGACCGGCTGCCGTCGATCGAGATGGGCAATTCGACCTGTCGCGGCGAAGGCTTCACCCGCACATCGATCTCACGATCTCTCGAAGGGCGCGAATCGGACGCGCCTGACCACGCCCTTCTTCGAACCTCAGCTTGCCCGCATCACCTCGAGCGGTGATGAGATCCCCTCCGCGGCGGCTTGATCGGTGGATATATCGGCCAGATGGGGCTCTTTTCTCGGTTTTTCAGTCGGTTTATGGGAGAAGCGCTGGAATTGGCCTTGAAAGTTTTCTCGATCCTTTTAGTTCACAAGAACGAGGGGCAAATCAGGGTCACTTACAATGTCGGAAAACAGTCAGTCACCGGAACTCGACCGGATCGAACTCGCCGCGGATCTCGTCTCGGCCTATGTCTCGAACAACTCCCTTCCGTCGGCCGAGCTCGCGGGCCTGATCACCCAGGTTCACGCCGCCCTCGTCGGCCTCTCGGCGCCCCAGGCGCCCAAGGAAGAAGAAGTCGAGCGGGCGACGCCGGCCCAGGTCAAGAAGTCGATCACGCCCGATGCGCTGATCTCCTTCATCGACGGCAAGCCCTACAAGACGCTCAAGCGCCACCTGACCACGCACGGCCTGGACATCGAGGGCTACCGCCGCCGCTACGGCCTGCCGACCGATTATCCGACGGTCTCGGCCAACTATTCGGCGGCGCGCTCGGCGCTGGCCAAGGACCTCGGCCTCGGCCAGCAACGCCGCAAGCCGTCGACGAAGGCCGCCGAGACCGCCGATGAGGTCGTGGCCGAGGCCGCCCCGGCGACCGGCCGCAAGGGTGCCGCGACGGGCGAGGGCCGCAAGACCGGCGGGCGCCGCAAGGCCGCCTGAGCCCGGACCGGACCGGCAGGAGATCGGATCCTGCCGGCCGCTCCTGGGCCGGACGGAAGACAGGGGTTGGTGTCTCACGCGGCCGGTCCGCCCGGATCGCCGTTGTCGCGTGCGCGTCGATGCGCCGGCAGACTTCGGCTGAAGCGCTCATACCGGCCAACGGGGCCCGGACCGATCGTGAACCCCATCCGGCACCGTCGTGCTCCTGGATTGCTTCGCCTGACGGCTCGCAATGACGGGGGTTGGGCCCTCCTTTTCGGCCCCGTTGCCGTCATCGCGAGGCGGAGCCGAAGCGATCCAGACCGCGACGCGGACCGGATGAGTATGCGAGAGCATCGTGCTGGATATCGGATCCAGCACGATGCTCTCGGCTTTCAATCTTGCATCGTCTTTTCAGACAAGCCGGCGGCCACCTTTCGGGACGATGCTCGAGCCCATCCAAAACTCCGGCGCCGGCAGTATCGACCTCGCGTCGACGGTGCGGTCGGATCCGGAAAATCACCGACGGAGCGGGAGGAGCCCGTTCAGGCGTCGGGCATCGCCGACTGGATGA from Methylorubrum populi includes these protein-coding regions:
- a CDS encoding MucR family transcriptional regulator; its protein translation is MSENSQSPELDRIELAADLVSAYVSNNSLPSAELAGLITQVHAALVGLSAPQAPKEEEVERATPAQVKKSITPDALISFIDGKPYKTLKRHLTTHGLDIEGYRRRYGLPTDYPTVSANYSAARSALAKDLGLGQQRRKPSTKAAETADEVVAEAAPATGRKGAATGEGRKTGGRRKAA
- a CDS encoding 2Fe-2S iron-sulfur cluster-binding protein translates to MPKITFVDHAGTARTIDGEVGSTVMETAIRNNVPGIDAECGGACACATCHVYVDESWADRVGPAEPMEQDMLDFASDVRATSRLCCQIRVTPELDGLVVTTPARQG
- a CDS encoding Hpt domain-containing protein; its protein translation is MSDRNQPAPLLDRAHLDAQTFGDADLAREVLSLFEAQCRRLLPLLAEASRPAQERADFAHTLKGAALGVGAMRVAEAGAAAESGFRAGGEADLEGLRSAVAATLAALGTFGLEA
- a CDS encoding VWA domain-containing protein translates to MLLQFFTGLREARVPVSLREYLTLLRAMEGGLADRRVEEFYFLARTVLVKDEANLDRFDRVFASVFKGLETLGEAVEPAAIPEEWLRKLAEKYLTEAEKAELKALGWDRLFETLKQRLAEQKGRHQGGSKWIGTGGTSPFGAYGYNPEGIRIGQDGNRNVRAVKVWDRRAFKDLDDSRELGTRSMRVALRRLRRFARTGAAEELDLDGTIRESARKGYIDVRLRPERRNAVKVLLFLDVGGSMDWHVERAEELFSAARSEFKHFAHYYFHNCPYEAVWTQNRRRHDERIPLLDVIRTYPSDCRVVFVGDASMSPYEIARPGGSVEHWNEEAGEVWLGRLLDHFPKAVWLNPIPVEHWAYTQSVGMVRRIFSDRMFPLTLEGLDGAMRALLR